In Morganella morganii, the following are encoded in one genomic region:
- a CDS encoding type III secretion system protein BsaR produces the protein MDLATLVTEGMKLIGRGDLVPETAALDNHSTISLSLGEQQVIHIAVVDEYPVIWMPLQTDLPALRPEVKGGLLDILTEEPAPLFYPGSPALRQTDNGAELVGCFSHNAVSGAEPFVQALDQFVRLSQQCHTLILRG, from the coding sequence AGGAATGAAGCTTATCGGACGCGGCGATTTGGTGCCGGAGACAGCGGCTTTGGATAATCATTCGACAATCTCATTATCGCTGGGGGAACAGCAGGTCATTCATATTGCGGTGGTTGATGAATATCCGGTTATCTGGATGCCGTTGCAGACTGATTTACCGGCATTGCGGCCGGAGGTAAAAGGCGGTTTGCTGGATATTCTGACAGAAGAACCCGCCCCTCTGTTTTATCCGGGCTCACCGGCGCTGCGGCAGACAGATAACGGTGCGGAGCTGGTCGGATGTTTCAGTCACAATGCTGTCAGCGGCGCGGAACCTTTTGTGCAGGCGCTGGATCAGTTTGTCCGCCTCAGTCAGCAGTGTCACACACTGATCCTCAGAGGCTGA